The Candidatus Poribacteria bacterium sequence CGCGACCATTTTCTCGTATTCTTCGATGTTGTAAGCGATACCCCCGCCTGTACCACCAAGCGTAAACGCAGGACGGATGATTGCAGGGAACCCGATCTCTTGAACGAGGGCGAGTGCCTCTTGGACCGTGTGTGCAATACCGCTTTGCGGAACTGCCAATCCGATTTTTGTCATCGCTTCTTTGAAGAGCGCTCGGTCCTCTGCCTTTTGGATAGCAGGTAATTTCGCACCAATGAGTTCAACCGCGTATTTCTCTAACACACCAGATTCTGCGAGCTCAACAGACACGTTCAAAGCGGTTTGGCCACCGAGTGTTGGCAGCAATGCTTGCGGACGTTCCTTAGCAATTATAAGTTCCACTGTGTCCGCTGTGATCGGCTCAATGTACGTCTGATCGGCGAAATCTGGATCGGTCATAATGGTAGCAGGGTTGCTATTGACGAGGGTAATTTCGTACCCTTCCTCTTTGAGTGCCTTACATGCCTGCGTTCCAGAGTAATCAAACTCACACGCCTGTCCGATGATAATGGCACCGGATCCGATAATTAAGATTTTTTGTATGTCTGTTCGTTTTGGCATTTTTTAAGCTATCAAATCTGGTCATCGCTCCACTACGTTTCGCGATGGTTTTCGGTTAATTCCAACGACAATGGGAATATGAACAGTTATTAAGATTCTATGTAGAAAGAACCCGTTTTAGGTTCGCAAAGATTTCTTAATGGCTATCGGAAACCAAGAGGTTTCTGTGGCAGCCACAAGCCACTCTTGGCGGATAGCCGACGGCTGACTACTGACGACTATTCCTCTCCATCATTTCTGTAAAACGCGAAAAAAGATAACTGGCATCGTGCGGACCCGGTGATGCCTCCGGATGATACTGTACAGAAAAAATGGGATACTCCCGATGCTGTATCCCTTCAAGTGTGTCATCATTCAGGTTGAGATGTGTAACGTCAACACTATTCGGTAGTGAATCGATATCAACGCAGAACCCATGATTTTGTGAGGTAATCTCGACTCGGTCGGTCTCAAGATGTTTGACGGGTTGGTTCGCGCCTCGGTGCCCAAACTTCAATTTAAATGTCTTCCCGCCAAGCGCCAATCCCAAAAGTTGGTGTCCCAAGCAGATACCGAAAAGCGGTTTTTTGCCTATGAGCGTTCGGATGGTCTGGATGGCATAGTCAACCGGCATTGGATCCCCTGGACCATTTGAGAGAAACACGCCGTCTGGTTCGGCGGCGAGAATCTCTTCCGCAGGTGTTTTCGCTGGTACGACCTGTACCTCGCAGCCGTGTTCAGTCAGTTGGCGTAAAATGTTATATTTGATCCCGAAATCAAGAGCGACGACACGATATTTGGCGTGGGAGTTACTTTCTTCGATGTGTTGCCAGGCATAGGAACTGGGACAGGTCACCCGTTGCACCAGATCCCAACCTACCAAGCCGCGCCACGCCTTGGCTTTCATGACAAGGCTCTCAGGATTCAGATCCTCCGTAGAGAGACATCCGTTCATCACCCCGTGGACGCGGAGGCGACGCGTGAGTGCGCGCGTATCAATGCCTTGGATACCAATAATATCGTGTTCAGCAAGGTAAGCGTCCAGACTCCATTTTGAGCGCCAATTGCTATGGTATGCGCTGTATTCACGAACGACAAACCCTTCCACTTGTGGACCGATAGATTCCACATCTGCTTCGTTACAACCGTAATTGCCTATCAAGGGGTATGTCATTGTCACGATCTGTCCTTTGTAGGAGGGATCGGTCAAAACTTCCTGATAGCCCGTCATACTGGTATTAAAGACGACTTCGCCGACGGTTTCACCTGTTGCTCCAAACTGTTCGCCTTCAAAGACTGTCCCGTCCGCTAATGCGAGAATCGCTTTCATAATTTTAATGTTTCCTTGCGGTTCGTTCAGGTGGATTGTGTGAGAAACAAATGACTTCAACTAACGCTTTGCGAACAATTAAAAATTCCTATTCTGCTGTCTGCCTGAGTGTAAGAACCTGCCACCCCCTAAGTTCCCAGCCTCCGAAAGGGGTGTTTTGACTTTTTGAACGAGATTTTGTCACGTCAACCTGATTGACGAAGTCTGGATTAATTGCTGTCACATCTCCGACTGCCCCCATAGAAAGGGTTCCGCGATTGATGCCGAGTATATTTGCTGGAATAGCGGTCATTTTCGCAATTGCCTCAGCCACTGTAAGGTATCCCGGTTCGACGAGGGATGTAAACACAAGTGGCACACAGGTCTCCAGCCCGATAATTCCATTCGGTGCCTCACGCAGACCTTGTGCTTTTTCTTCGGGCGCGTGCGGTGCGTGGTCAGTCGCGATTGCATCAATTGTGCCATCGCGTAAGCCTTCAATAACGGCGTCAATATCAGTCTGTGTGCGCAAGGGTGGGTGCATCTTGGCATTCGTTCCCTGTTTTTCTATTTCCGTATCGGTAAGGATCCAGTGATGTGGACAGGCTTCGGCAGTTACATGGACGCCTCGGCGTTTCCCTTGACGTATTAATTCAACTGCCCCGGCGGTACTGACATGGAGAACGTGAAGATG is a genomic window containing:
- the carA gene encoding glutamine-hydrolyzing carbamoyl-phosphate synthase small subunit, with protein sequence MKAILALADGTVFEGEQFGATGETVGEVVFNTSMTGYQEVLTDPSYKGQIVTMTYPLIGNYGCNEADVESIGPQVEGFVVREYSAYHSNWRSKWSLDAYLAEHDIIGIQGIDTRALTRRLRVHGVMNGCLSTEDLNPESLVMKAKAWRGLVGWDLVQRVTCPSSYAWQHIEESNSHAKYRVVALDFGIKYNILRQLTEHGCEVQVVPAKTPAEEILAAEPDGVFLSNGPGDPMPVDYAIQTIRTLIGKKPLFGICLGHQLLGLALGGKTFKLKFGHRGANQPVKHLETDRVEITSQNHGFCVDIDSLPNSVDVTHLNLNDDTLEGIQHREYPIFSVQYHPEASPGPHDASYLFSRFTEMMERNSRQ